One part of the Lytechinus pictus isolate F3 Inbred chromosome 3, Lp3.0, whole genome shotgun sequence genome encodes these proteins:
- the LOC129256379 gene encoding bromodomain adjacent to zinc finger domain protein 2B-like yields the protein MPDVAGSTSKEIPHDTNDDVNIESEYHFDDDNNAESAYYSNSADNQNNVVYESVIYKDDVLDDDDDDDDDDGNKNEVETVLEGSDQDDHGDNDDADGVNGEDIEGDTSKEDDEESMEGHATKPSITEEQIVRLTAETYMKLKIECLAQVVKFPFSAPKCAGKLFPGRKSQEVLAGLREDLQRAESTFINKEAELMNEDELKAEMELIEDVLNKDLNQASEKIDDDDDDDDDGDTIG from the exons ATGCCCGATGTTGCCGGATCAACTTCAAAGGAAATACCACATGATACCAACGACGATGTCAACATCGAAAGTGAATACCATTTCGACGATGACAACAATGCGGAGAGCGCGTACTACTCGAACTCGGCTGACAATCAGAACAATGTCGTGTATGAAAGCGTTATATACAAAGACGACGTCTTggacgatgacgacgacgatgatgatgacgatg GCAATAAAAATGAGGTGGAAACTGTTCTAGAAGGGAGCGATCAAGACGACCACGGAGACAATGACGACGCCGATGGCGTCAATGGCGAGGACATCGAAGGGGACACATCTAAAGAAGATGACGAAGAATCGATGGAGGGTCATGCAACGAAACCTAGCATCACTGAAGAGCAGATAGTGCGCTTAACAGCAGAg ACATATATGAAATTGAAGATTGAGTGTCTTGCCCAAGTTGTCAAGTTTCCGTTTTCCGCGCCCAAATGTGCAGGAAAG tTATTCCCTGGCAGGAAATCTCAGGAGGTCTTAGCTGGCCTAAGGGAAGACCTTCAGCGTGCAGAGAGCACTTTCATCAACAAAGAGGCCGAGCTTATGAACGAAGATGAGCTCAAGGCTGAGATGGAATTGATTGAAGATGTCCTCAATAAAGATTTGAATCAAGCGAGTGAAAAGatcgatgatgacgacgacgacgatgatgatggtgacacgATCGGTTAG